Genomic segment of Nostoc sp. TCL240-02:
GCTTGTGGCTTGTCCAGTACCCGTGGCAACATTGTAATTTACCGTTAGGGCATTGGTGGTACTGCCTGTGCGAGAGATGCGGAAGATGCCAGGATCACTGCCAGCTTCGGCAGCGTTGGCATCTTGGGCGGTGATCGCAATTGTAGGTAGAGACGAAACAATAGTCCCTGGAGAACCGATTTCCGTGCTTGAATTTACAGCGACGAATGCACCATTGACTCCCACAGCGCTCAGTGTTGCGATCGTGGCATTGTTTAACAAGGCGGCATTATCGAAGGTGGCAAATGGGGCTGCGGCTGGAGATGCTCCGAAGACGACATTAGCCTGTAAAGCACCAGTGGAATTATAGATATTTACAGCATCACCACCCGCACCCAAGCCCACGCCCGCACCAGAGTAGTTGCCGATTTTCAAGCCGGCTGGTGGGTTTGCGCCGAACCAGTTGGATAGGAAAGTCGGATTGACGGTAGCTCCTTCGATGAAGATTACCGATTCACCTGCGCCAATGCTGGTGATGCCGTTCAAGGCGACAGATGCAGCAAAGCTATTCGAGTTGTCATCAATTTTCCAGCCTGTGATATCTACGGCGCTCAAACCCTTGTTGGTAAGCTCAAACCAGTCTGCGGCGACGGGCGAATTGCCACTGCTCCAAGGAGCTACTTCAGTGATGAAGATACTGCTGGTGGTGGGATTCTCATTGACATCGGTGACTGATAAGGTAAATGCCGTAGTTGCGTCTGGGTTATTGCCAACGGTGGTGTCATTTACATTGACGCTGACGTTGTAGTTGGTCTTAGTTTCAAAATCTAGGGTGGTTCCCGCTTTCAGGAACAAAGCATTGTCCGTAATCTCAAAGGAGTTGGCATCTGCACCAGTCAAACTGAGGGTATTTGTTCCCAAAGCGTCATCACTGACGATAATGTTGGCGACTTTAAAGGGAGTTGCAGTACTGGTGCTTTCCGACAAGCTGGTGACGGTATTCGCAAGGCTGACGGCTACAGGGGCTTGATTAGTATATGTAAATGAGGACGGTGCATAGACCCAAAGTTGGGGGTGATCGATATCACCTCCGCCATTCTCGTTAGTGACATAAATCAATCCATTCTTGTCCACCGTGATTCCTTCATTCCCCTGATCCGCAACGGACAAAGGATTACCTGCATCGGAGACGATGGTTAATGAGCTAGAGATATTTCCAGTGCGATCGATGTTGACGATCTTGCCCGATTCTTGGCTTAAAATCAGCAGGTGGCTGGAGTCAGGTTGCCCGTTCAAGGCTGATACATTCGACAATGCGAAAACATCCGCGAAGTCCGCAAGCCCAGCCAATGCTGGATCGAAAAGGTTGGTAGAGTTGACTGTGGTGGGCGAACCGTTACTTGCAGTTCCCGCCGCAAAATCGATGTTTGTTTGAAAAATTCCTTCGGGTGTAATCTCCTTAACTGCGATGAAGCCACCAGTCTGTGGGTCATAGGAGATACCTTCAATCCCAATATTTCCAACCGTCGTACCAAGTTTTACGGTTTGTACGTTGCTTCTGGTAAGGGTGGTTCCTGGGGCATAAGTAAACAAATTAGCCTGTCTGTCTCGCTCTTCGATCAAGACAAACTTGCCATCACCAACATAGGTAAGCCCTTCTGTATCGTAAAATTCCGTTCCTTGGGGACTGCTGCCAGAAGCTAGCGTCATTGAGTCGATTAATTGTCCCGTCTTCGATACTTGCACGATCGCTCTGCCGCCATCACCAACAACGAACAGCGTGTCAGTATCCTTGTTATAGGTAACTGCCGAGACTTCTTGAGCTAGTAAGCTGTTAGTTGGCGGAGTGGTTCGCGTCGGTTCGGGTAGGTCGTAACGTCCGATGCGGACGTAGGTGGAGAGATCGATGGAACTTACCGCCGTATCGTTATCAGCGATCACTACTGTTGCAGTAGTAGCAGTACCCAGAGTATAGTTGGCGGTGCTATTCAAAGTCAGAGTGACAGTTTCAGTTCCTTCAACTGTCGTATCATCAACGGGTGTAATGGTAACATCGACAAAGGATTGTCCGGCAGCAATGGTTGCTGTGCCTGTTAAGGTTGGTGTGTAATCTGCGCTTGTGGCTTGTCCAGCACCCGTTGCAACATTGTAATTTACCGTCAAGGCATCGGTAGTACTACCTGTGCGAGAGATACGAAAGATACCAGGGTCAGTGCCAGCTTCGGCGGCGTTGGCATCTTGGGCTGCGATCGTCACAGTGGGGATTGATGCAGCGATCGTAAAATTTGTGGTATTTGGAGCAGTTGTAGTATAGTTACCATCAGTTTGATCAACCGTCCAGTTGTTAACATTAAAGACTGAAGATTTATAGTTTGCAAAGCTAGATTGTCCAGTTCTAGAGCCACTATATTCGCCATAGTCAGCACTAGTTCTTAATACTATTGCGTTAACTCCAACCGTTAATCCTGCATTTGCAATTGTATCACCAGGCGTTACAACATCTCCTGATGATACCGCAGTTAAAATCGTAGTTGGAGCAGCTGCGCTAGAGCCAAGAAAAGCGTAGATAACGTCACCACTTGTAGAAAGACCGTAGTTACTGCTACCTGATACCGTAGCACGAGAGAGAGTTCCAACTGATGCAGCAAGGGTGGCAACATCAACTCCAGTAAAGCGAATTACTGTACCAGCATTTATCGTACTAGATCCTGATGTCCATTGAAAATAAGACTCACCAGTATTAAAAGCTGTCGTGCTAGTAGCTTCGTTATCAGTGAAATAAATCGTCGTGTTCGGGTCTATATCTACAAATGTAACAATAGACCAGCCATCTTCATCGGCATTGAAGGATATAAAAGCAATATCCCCTTGTGTTAAAGCCATAGAATTATTAACCTCTTTAATTTGTTTCAGATTCTCAAAAAATCAACCAAATGATCCGAAGCGATGTATTAAGTGCGATCGCTCTTGGGATTTATCCAAAGTTGTCCGCACTTCATAAACAGTCCTAAAGCGATCGCTACACCCACCAGAGCGATTACACTGATTTGTGGGGCGATCGCTTCCCATAGACACAAAAGGATAGATGCAAAAACTTACTTCAGCGTTTGGGCGAACATAAGACAAGATCATCATGAAAGACCGAAGTAAATAGCAAAAAATAGCTACATACTTTATTAGTATTAATTCGTACTTATCAACTTCAACCTATCCCGGTAAGTTTAAGGAACAGCTAGCAAAAGGTTAAAAAAACAAATATTTGGCATGGAGTTAGGCTCAAATGTAGACTCAGCTAATTGAAAAGTCAGCAGATGAGAGGCAATCCAATACTGCTCGGATAAATACTTTCCATCTCTGTTGTGGGAATCCGTTTTGGGAAAAAGGGAAAGGAATGACTTTAAACCCTTCCACTTGAACAGAGAAGTGTTACGAGGTAGCGATCGCCACTTGTTATTTTTTGGTCAACTCAGGGAACTCTATTAATACGGTTCAGTAATTCGCGCAGCGTTGGCCAGAGAAAGGCCTCCCGTAAGTTAAGCAACTGGTATTTGTTGTGGGTTTAGTTGAACTGTGTTGTAAGCATAACTTTGAGTTTTGAGGAGCGGCTGATGGATAAATCAATTATTCAGTTGGTTGACGAATTACCAACTGACAATATCACTGTCAAAGTTTTAAAGGCTCTTGATTATGTAGCGCCAGGTGAGTGGAGCAATTTGACGGGGTTTGAAAATAGCATTCGCAGCATTACAGGAGTTACCGATGCTAAGGTAATTCAGAGAATCCGCGATCGCGCTGTCGTATTATACGAAGATCCTCAAAAAGGCTACCAGTTCGCAATTAAACTTTATCAAACAATTGATAAGGCAGACACAGCTATGGCAGCAGCAGCTTTAGCGAATAAAGTTAGTGAGAAAATCGGCTTTCTGTCTTTTTTAGGCAACATTACTCCTAAAGCTGACGTAACTCAATCTATTGATTTGGCACTAAAAATTGCTGTCGAAATCATCGCCTTTTGCAAATTAAACGGCATTCCTCAGCCCAACCCCCAAGAGTTTGCTAATTCCCTGACTAACAACTATCAAAATGCCTCCTTAATGCGGATGGTAGCTTTAGTTTGTATAGACGGAATTCTGCCATTAGGCCCCGATTTTCTCAGCAAAATTCACGGAGTTATTAGTGGCACTGATGCTGGCGCAATAACTCAAAATCCGGTTTTCTTAGCTGTTAATAACTTTTTACCAGGTAATAATCCCTCTGATAAAGTTGGTTTTATCAGTCAGGGTTTTAACTCCGTACAAGGTTGGATGAATAACTTAGTATCCAAAACAGGTGTAACCCCGCAATCAATTTCTAGTAATTTGGGTAGTTTTATTCAGATTGCTGATGATAATTTAGATTTTGTCGCTGTATTCCTAGATCAAACTACCAATTACTACGAGCATACCGGAACTCAAACCGTCGCTCGCGGCTTGATTTTGGAAGCATACACTTTAGTAAAAGAGGAAATGAAACAAGAACAACAAAAGCCTATTCAAGATGTTTCATCAGCTTCTGTTGTCAAGTCAGATAAAGTTCAGTATGAAGTCAGCAAAACAGTAGAAGTCTGGGATGGTGAGGACGAAGATTGGTATCAGGGAACAATTGAGAAAATCCAAGATGACCAATTCTTTATTCATTACCTTGGCTACGGTTCATCTTATGACGAGTGGGTAGGTGAAGATGACATTCGAACTCGCGATCTTCGCGCTGCGGATGACAATGGATATGCAGTTGGTCAAAAAGTAAAATGTTGGGATGAAGACCAAGAGGCTTGGTATTCCGCAACGATTCAGCAAATCCAAAATCAGCAATACTTTGTTCACTATGTTGGTTATGACTCATCTTATGATGAGTGGGTTGATAGCGACGAAATTTCTTAAGTACTGAATTAGCACAGGGCCGACAAGAGCGATATCTACGATGGGTTATTACCCTCTCTACGCTTGCTTCCCCACACTGGACAAATACTTACTATCGGTGTTGTACCCTGTGCTAGGGTTATTACCTTTAAAAATTACGAATTACGAATTACGAATTACGAATTATTTTGACGCGCTACCATATCCCCTATTGCCTTTGTGCAATATACGTGAGGAGTAGTGCAGGTTAAACAGATGACAGAAGAATTTAATAGACAACGTGCAGAGAATTTGGTTGCGATCGCAGATCAATTCGCCCAAGTAGGAAAGGTTACAGCCGTTAAAGCCTTTGGAAGTGGTAATATCAATGACACTTTCTTAGTCACTCTAGATTCCCCAAAAGAACAACATTTTGTCCTGCAACGCATCAACACGCAGGTATTTCGTCAGCCAAAACTGATTATGCAGAATATGCGTACCTTAACTGAGCATGTTCATAAACAGTTACAGCATATTTCCCTCAATCGTCGCTGGGAAGTACCGCGCGTACTATTAACTAAGGATGCTCAAGACCACTGTCAGGATGCAGATGGCTCCTTTTGGCGGGCGATTAGCTTTATTGAAGGCTCTCAGTCTTTTGATACTATGCGCGATCGCTCACAAGCAAAAGAAATCGGTTATGCCTTGGGGATGTTCCACAATTTAATCAGTGATTTACCACCAGAAAAACTCGCTGACACTCTTCAAGGATTCCATATTACACCGCTTTACCTCCAGGATTACGAAAAAGTGTTGGCGAAAACTAGTGCTAGCCAATCTTCGGAAGTTAATTATTGTTTACAGTTTGTTAGCGATCGCCAAGCCTTTGCACATATCCTAGAAAATGCCAAAGCTGAGGGCAAACTACCTCTGCGTCTGATGCACGGCGATCCCAAAATTAATAACGTTATGTTCGACATTGTTACCCAGCAAGCCGTGAGTGTGATCGACCTCGATACCGTTAAACCCGGTCTGGTACATTACGATATTGGCGATTGTTTGCGATCGGGCTGCAATCAGGCTGGAGAAGAAACAGAGAATTGGGAAAGTGTTCATTTCGATACTGACCTTTGTCAGGGAATCTTACAAGGCTATCTCTCTGTGGCAAAGGCGTTTCTTACCGATAATGACTATGCATACATATATGATGCCATCCGTCTCATTGCCTTTGAATTAGGATTGAGATTTTTTGCTGATTATTTAGCCGGGAATGTCTACTTTAAAGTTAAGCACCCAGAACATAACTTGGCAAGAGCGATCGTGCAGTTTAAGCTTACCGAAAGTATTGAATCTCAAGAAACGCAGATTCGTAACATTATCAAAGATTTGAAATGAACAACCAGACATTTTCTCTACAACCCTTCCCTTCTACTAAATCGCTGCCTAATTTGAAAATTGCAGGCAATATCAGCCGAAATAGTAATCAATTTGCCATCCACTATCTGCTTGAAGGCGATTTAAAAGAAATTGCGATTGCCCAACCATCAAATACACCGTCACGCAAGCATGAATTGTGGAAAGACACCTGCTTCGAGTTTTTCCTTGGCATCAAATATTCTCAACAGTATTGGGAATTTAACCTGTCCCCAAGTGGACACTGGAATGTTTATCGCCTTGATGGGTATCGCCAAGGAATGCAAGAGGAAACAGCTTTTGAAAATCTCCCTTTTAATGTTCAAAATCAATCTGATAGTTTAGCACTAGCCTTAAATGTTGATTTAGATAAAATCATTTCTATGGAGCAAGCAATTGAAGTTGCCATTACTAGCGTTATTAAAGATAGAGATGGTGAAGTAATTTACTGGGCGTTAACTCATCGAGGCACAGAGGCTGATTTTCATCTGCGAGACAGTTTTATCATTGAGTTGTAAATACTATAGGACTCATATTTGATTTTTGAAAAAACTCCGTACAACTCAAAAAGCCTTCTTTCCTATTGCCTCTTGCCTTCCCACGCAAGTAAATATGGCTACGCTCCCGTGAGGGATACAAAAATCAAAGCGGATTCCTATACTATTCAAAAATTTAGTGTGAGTAGCTGACTCAAGTTATCATTCTGAAAGTTAGAGCAATGTTGTACTCAACTCGGTCATGGGAGCAGTGGAGGGTTACTCATGAAATTTCTACCGACTCTACTTTTGCACCCTGTCCTTGGTCTACTTCTGTTAACTTTTTCCCCAAAATCAGAACTGAAACCATCATTAATAAACTTGTCACCATAATAGTACTCACCACATTAGGATCGTCAAAATTACTCGTACCTATTAATAAAGCAGCAGCAAAATTACGTTGAGCCGTTCCTACTCCTAAAACTCTTTGAGTATCAATACCAGGACCACCCAGTAAATAACCCACAGTAAAAGAGAAGATAATAAAAATAGCACAAACAAAGATTACACCTGTTTTTAATAAGATGATAATCTCGTTAAAGTGAACTACTAGTCTTACCACTAAACCTAGAAGTAATCCAAAGTTCGATATTTTGAACGTAATTGCTTGAAAATTGAGGGCTATGTCTTCAGATTTTGCCTTAAGAAATAACCCAATTCCTAATGGGGTTAACATCAACAATATTAAAGGTTTGGCAATATCCCAAGAATTGACTTGTACACCTTGCAAAACTAACGGTAGTGCAATCGGCATATAAAATACTGTGCCAAACATTAGTAACATCATTAACCCTGTAGAAAAAGCTAAATTACCCTTAACTATTTGAGCCAGTTTAGGTAAGGCTGGAGGGCCTGATGCTAACGCCATAATGATAAAACCAGCTTTCACTGGTTCAGTTACAGGTACTACTTGCAACAGCAAATAGATAAAAAGGGGTACAATTAAGAAATTTGCCACCAGTGATAAAATAACTAAACGGATATTGCGGAGTGGTTCCCAAATCTGCTGTAAAGTTAACTTCAACCCTGTACCAAACATAGTTGCAACGACAAATGACAGAAATGCGAGTTTGTCAAGTATGGGGATAATCTCATTCATAATTTTTTGCTTTCGCGCGATCATTTTTATTGATCTTGTAATAGTAGATGTAGAGGCAATACTTATCGTTTTTTACATTTTTAACTCAGAATCGGGTAAGGGTTAAAGGTTTTTTCTTTCCCTTTTCCCTTTCCCCTTTTCCTCTTAACCGAGAATTATTGTATAGACGTTACCAGGAACGTCTATACCCCTAAACTTATTTCAGGTTCAGGGTAACTTTCTGTAAATTACCTGTAAAAGCAAACGGTACTTGATAGGTGTCAACTACAGGTGTACCTGTATCTCGACCAACATCAAAGGTTTCATCTAAAGCCACACGATAAGGTATAGTTTTTTCAATTCGACCTTGAGCTACCTGTTGATTGTCAATGAACAATTTCCCAGTTCCTCCTGCACCAACACCACCGTCATAATCAAAATCAAATCCTATTGTTGCTTTCCCTGGGGGTAATTTTTCAGGAGATTGAATAATGTATCGCTCTGCATTTGCAAAATTGTAGGTATAAGTTGGTTTACCATCTTCAAGAAAAAAGCCCCAACCAGCAAAGCGTCCACCTTGAGTTAACAAGACACCCTCAGCACCATTTTCTGGAATCTCTACATCCGCTGTGATGGTGAATGATCTGTTTTTGAGGTTTGGGGCGCTACCTTCGGGAATCGGTACTGCACCAGGATAGTAAATAAATGTGGTGCGTCCTGCGCCTAGAGAGGGGCGAATTTTGACATCAAACCGTTCAGAAACGCGATCGTCTAATGGTAAAACTTTGTGTTTACGGGCTTCTGATAAAAACAACTTTTGCAGTTTTTCCAGTTTCTCTGGATTTTTGTCTGCTAGGTTATTTGCCTCGCTGAAATCTTTCTCAATGTTGTATAGTTCCCAAGGATCTTGCTCGAAATCAGCATTGATTGTCCCCTGCCAAGGCAAGCGCGGGTGACGAGCCGCAGCTATCCATCCGTTATTATAAATAGCTCGGTTTCCAAACATTTCAAAATACTGGGTTTTGCGTTGGGAAGAAGCATCAGGATCGTCAAATGTGTAAACTAGGCTA
This window contains:
- a CDS encoding phosphotransferase enzyme family protein, which translates into the protein MTEEFNRQRAENLVAIADQFAQVGKVTAVKAFGSGNINDTFLVTLDSPKEQHFVLQRINTQVFRQPKLIMQNMRTLTEHVHKQLQHISLNRRWEVPRVLLTKDAQDHCQDADGSFWRAISFIEGSQSFDTMRDRSQAKEIGYALGMFHNLISDLPPEKLADTLQGFHITPLYLQDYEKVLAKTSASQSSEVNYCLQFVSDRQAFAHILENAKAEGKLPLRLMHGDPKINNVMFDIVTQQAVSVIDLDTVKPGLVHYDIGDCLRSGCNQAGEETENWESVHFDTDLCQGILQGYLSVAKAFLTDNDYAYIYDAIRLIAFELGLRFFADYLAGNVYFKVKHPEHNLARAIVQFKLTESIESQETQIRNIIKDLK
- a CDS encoding bile acid:sodium symporter family protein; translation: MNEIIPILDKLAFLSFVVATMFGTGLKLTLQQIWEPLRNIRLVILSLVANFLIVPLFIYLLLQVVPVTEPVKAGFIIMALASGPPALPKLAQIVKGNLAFSTGLMMLLMFGTVFYMPIALPLVLQGVQVNSWDIAKPLILLMLTPLGIGLFLKAKSEDIALNFQAITFKISNFGLLLGLVVRLVVHFNEIIILLKTGVIFVCAIFIIFSFTVGYLLGGPGIDTQRVLGVGTAQRNFAAALLIGTSNFDDPNVVSTIMVTSLLMMVSVLILGKKLTEVDQGQGAKVESVEIS
- a CDS encoding Tudor-knot domain-containing protein translates to MDKSIIQLVDELPTDNITVKVLKALDYVAPGEWSNLTGFENSIRSITGVTDAKVIQRIRDRAVVLYEDPQKGYQFAIKLYQTIDKADTAMAAAALANKVSEKIGFLSFLGNITPKADVTQSIDLALKIAVEIIAFCKLNGIPQPNPQEFANSLTNNYQNASLMRMVALVCIDGILPLGPDFLSKIHGVISGTDAGAITQNPVFLAVNNFLPGNNPSDKVGFISQGFNSVQGWMNNLVSKTGVTPQSISSNLGSFIQIADDNLDFVAVFLDQTTNYYEHTGTQTVARGLILEAYTLVKEEMKQEQQKPIQDVSSASVVKSDKVQYEVSKTVEVWDGEDEDWYQGTIEKIQDDQFFIHYLGYGSSYDEWVGEDDIRTRDLRAADDNGYAVGQKVKCWDEDQEAWYSATIQQIQNQQYFVHYVGYDSSYDEWVDSDEIS
- a CDS encoding DOMON-like domain-containing protein — translated: MNNQTFSLQPFPSTKSLPNLKIAGNISRNSNQFAIHYLLEGDLKEIAIAQPSNTPSRKHELWKDTCFEFFLGIKYSQQYWEFNLSPSGHWNVYRLDGYRQGMQEETAFENLPFNVQNQSDSLALALNVDLDKIISMEQAIEVAITSVIKDRDGEVIYWALTHRGTEADFHLRDSFIIEL